The Bremerella cremea region GCGTTGATTTCGCCGCCGTTATTCGTCAGATGCAACAAGGCAGCCCCCGTTCCGTAGCCCGTGGAAGTGAAGATGTAATCTCCTGAGATAATCGGGTCAGGAATATTTGCCGTGTCGTTTGCGACCGGGTTATACGACCAAAGCAATTTCCCATTGGCAGCATCGACTCCGATCACCCCACGTCCAATCAGCTTGACGTATTGCTTCTTACCGGCAGCATTGCAAACCAAGGTCGAAGAGTAACCGGCTTCATCTTTACCTTTGCCGCCTAAATCCGCTTCGGCGCCAGGCGTGCTCCAGATTTCTTTGCCCGACTTCTTGGCTAAGCAAACCAACAACGCCTTGGCCGAACCGGCACCGCAAATTAGTCGGTCTCCATCGATGAGTGGTGACTCGGCAAATCCCCATTGCGGTTTCGAGGCACCATACTCCTCCATTAGGTTTTTCTTCCAATAAACCTTACCGTTCATCCGGTTTAGCCGCGCAATGGTGCCATCTGACATTTCAACATACAGATCGTTTCCATCCACCGTTGGTGTACAGCGTGAACCACTGTAGCCGTGCTCAGGCACCTGCGAGGTTAGGAACTGCTTCCAGGCGACTTTTTTCCGCTTCAGATCAAAACAGACCACTGCTTGGCCATCGTCAAAGTTACCGGTCGTGTATAGATTATCCCCGACAATTGACACACTGGCATACCCTTGGCCGAGTCCTTCTCCCATCCAAAGCAGTTCCGGCTGCTTTTCTTCCCAACTAGCCAAGAGTCCCGTTTCGGTCGACTTTCCATCCCGATCAGGGCCTCGCCATTGAGGCCAATTGGCGTCTTTCTCAGCAGCGAAGCTTGGTATGGCCCAACCGATACAGACCAGCACAATCGTCAGGACACGGGTACGCATAAACATGAAGAGATCCAATTTCAAGGGAAATAGCCAGAAGCCGGATAATGGCAGCACGACACTCCAACGGCTAGAATAAAGGTAACAGATCTGCCGGGAGGACGACTGTTTGAAAGTTTAAACTCACGAAATTTTCCTTGCAACGGTTGGCCAAATTCAATAACTCTTGATAAAGATAGAGAAGTTTCAACTTCACCGCTTATTGCCAAACGCTGCCGGATATCGTTCTCCCGAAGAAACTACTCCTCAATTCACCTTGTCTTTTGTCGTTGTTGAAATGGAATGGACTGGGATGCCGACGTCCTCTTCTAGTTCGACTCAATCTGAACTGCGCTGGTACTACGCAGTTGATGATGCCCATGTCGGCCCGGTGTCGGCAACGAAGTTTTGGCAACTGGCGGAAGAAAGAGTGATCAAAGCCGATACGTTAGTCTGGTGTACCGGATACACAGACTGGGTCCCAGCCCAAACGATAGATGGCCTCTTTCAAACGCGCAAGAACCGCGGTAGTGATCCTGGTTTTGTGTCGAGCTCGCCTCAGCACGCGGCACCGACTCCGATGAAAGCTCCACCGCCTGAGATTCCCTCGGATATCGATCGCGGTTTGCTGATGCAGATCGCGAAGTCAGGCATTTTATTCGGCTTGGTCTGTATCGTTTTCACACGTGGATGCGATCGGATTGATAAAGCACGTATCGAAGGCATTACTGGCGAACGAGCGATTTCCGAACAAGAGTTTAACGAACGCGAAAAATCGCAACTCCTTCCGCTGCAACAACGCCTCGATCAGTTACAGGCGATCGACTACGTCTCTGCCGAAGAAAAGAAGCAATTACAAGAAGCGACCGAATCGCTGCGAGCCGAAAAGATGGTGTTCACCTTGGAACGCAAAAAAATGGAAGCGGAAATCTGGAGCCCGCTCCGAGCCCGAGAGGCACGCGTGGGGGCGGAATACCAACAGATGCAAATGTTCCGTCGAATTGCCTCTTTGTTCGGTACGACGCTCACCTTGATTGGTATTGGGATCGCTCTATTTTACGCCCCTTCCGAGCAGCAACTGGGTATCTGGATCGTGCTGGGCGTGGTGATCGCAGCAGCCTATTTAGGTTGATTTGCCTCCGCTACTGCTCCAAGCTACCAGCAAAAATTCGCTACGGACGTTTCATTTTTTGATTGGCGTCTCCCCCCTTTGTCTTTTAAATTGAGCTTTCCCCCTCCCCTTCTTCTCTTGCGAATCCCTCCCATTTGAAATTTATTTAATCATGTCGCTTGGCCAAAATTCTCTTGGATTGGTTTCTCTTTTCGTTTTGCTTTGTGCATTGCCAACCGTTGCTGTGTCGGCTGAAAAAGAGGCTCCGTTCATTCCGCGTAAACAACAAAGCATCCCCGGGCCACCTCTTTCTCCGCCAGAGGCGATCCAAAAGATGGATGTCCCGGCAGGGTTTTCCGTAGAACTCGTTGCCTCGGAACCGGACATTCTCAATCCGGTGGCCATGACCTTCGACGAGCAAGGAAGAATCTGGGTGACCGAGAGTTTCGAGTATCCTCGTCACGAACCAGGACCAGGCCGCGATCGAATCAAAGTATTGGAAGACACCGACCAAGATGGAGCGATCGACAAGGTCACCATCTTCGCTGAAGGGCTCAATATTCCTTCCGGAATTGCCGTTGGGTACGGGGGGGTCTGGGTGGCGAATGCCCCTGATATTTTGTTTCTGCAAGACACCGATGGCGATCTAAAAGCAGACAAGACGGAAGTCGTCGTCACTGGCTTCGGCCGCACAGACACGCATGAACTTCCCAACTCGTTGACTTGGGGGCCCGATGGCTACCTTTACGGGCTCAACGGTGTTTTCAATCACAGTCATGTGAAACATCGTGGGAAAGATTACATCTTCACATGCGCACTATTTCGTATCGATCCCCGCACGCGTGACTTTGAATTGTTCTGCGAAGGCACGAGCAACCCGTGGGGCATTGCGTTCGATCCGAACGGTCAAGCATTCGTTAGTGCTTGTGTCATCGATCATCTCTGGCATCTCACCGAAAGTGGTTACTACCACCGCCAAGGTGGCCCCTATCCACCGCATACTTGGAAGATTGAATCGATCGTCCAACACAAGCATCAAATGGCCGCCTATTGCGGAATCGAGTACTTCGATAGCGATGCCTACCCTGAACCGTATCGCGATTGCCTGTACATGGGCAATATCCATGGTGGCTGCGTGAATGTCGATGTTCTTCAGCGTGACGGCAGCACCTACTTCGCCAAACCACGTCCCGACTTTTTCACGGCGAACGACGTTTGGCACATGCCAGTCGACCAAAAGACGGGCCCCGACGGTTGCCTTTATATCCTCGACTGGTACGACCGGTACCACTGTTACCAAGATGCGATGGCCCGGCCAGGTGATGTCGATCGCTTGAAGGGACGGCTGTATCGCGTTCGTTATCAAGACACGCCCCGGGCCAAGCCATTCGATCTGTCTCGTGAATCGGACGAGCAATTGATCGCCCGGCTCCATTCCGGCAATCGGTTTTATCGCGACATGGCCCAGCGAGTCTTGAGTGAGCGTGCCAGTACAGCAGCGATCCCCCCACTTCAATCGTTGGTGCTTGATTCTTCCGCGTCACTTAAAACGCGGTTGCATGCGTTATGGTCACTTATTGGGGCAAGACAAGTGAGTGATGCATTCACTCTGGAATTATTGGCAAGTGATCAACCGCAGCTACGTCGCTGGGCGGTACGCTACCAAGGAAATTCCTCCTCAACGAACCCCGAGATTGCAAAGCAGATACAACAACTCACTAACGATTCGTCTGCAGATGTGCGACTGGAAGTTGCGATTCAGGCTCCCAAATTAAACAACCTACCGACCATCCCTACTCTCCTAGAAGTCCTCCACAACTCCCCTCAAGACAAACTCATTCCCCAAATCGTCTGGCAAAACCTGCACCCGCTGTTGGCCACCAAGACACCTGAATATCTCGCATTGATGACCCAAGATCGTTTCGCAAATAGTGAAACGACTTTGGCACTGCTTCCGCGAGCCGCCGACCGCATCCTGGCCACGCCGGGTCTCTCGGTCGAGCACGTAGCAACCCTCGTAAAATTACTAGCGGCTCACCCAGGTCAGCAAGAGAAACTCGCCACCTGTTTGCAGCGGATCGCCGAGCAAGCACAATCGCGAGAACTGACCGGCGAACGACTAACGCAATTGAAAACCGAACTCGCCAATTCTCTTTCTAAGATCCTCGAGCAAGGCCCCAGTCATCCTGGCTACTATAACGCGGCCAACCTTGCCCTGGCCTGGCACGACCCTGCGGCAATGCAAATTGTTCCTCAGGTTTTCGCTTCCCCCCAACAGCCGGTCGCACGCCGTATCGCGGCTCTCGATTCGCTACTGACCACGGGGCACCCAGAATCGCTAGATTTAATCCGTCAATACTTCGAGACCGCTCAGCAAGACCAGGCCGAAGTCGGTCAAGTGATTCAAACGTTGGGCAAGTCCGATTCTGATGTCGTAGCCGATTTACTCTTGCCACGGCTCGACTCCCTCTCCTCACAAAACCGCCCTAAGGCGATCGAGGTTCTCCTCCAACGACCAACTTGGGCTTTGCAGCTGCTCAGCCTGATTGAAGATGGCAAACTCGATAAAGACACACTCAGCATCAATCAACTTCAGCGTCTGGCGAGCACTTCCAGCCCTACCGTCGCCAGCAAGATCAACGAGATCTATGGGACCGTTCGCAGTGGCCGAGATCCTTCCAGAACTTTTGTTGTCTCTCAAATGCGTAGGCTGGTTACGTCTCAGCCAGGCAATCCGCATAAAGGAGTGGAAGTTTACAACAAGCTGTGCGGACAATGCCACAAACTACATGGGAAAGGGCAAGAGGTTGGTCCTGAAATCACTGTTAATGGTCGGGGCAACTTAGATCAATTGCTTTCGAACGTCTTCGATCCCAGTCTAGTGATCGGCAAAGACTATCAGGCCGTCAACGTATTGACACTTGACGGACGCGTGCTCTCGGGGCTGCTCATAGAAGACAGCGATGCTCGCGTTGTCTTGAAGATGCAAGGTGGCAAGCAAGAAACGATTGCTCGTGACGATGTCGATCTCATGAAGACGTCCGATACGTCATTAATGCCAGAAGGGATAGAAAAACAGCTTCAGCCGGAGGAGATCGTCGACCTGTTCGCCTATCTCACCCTCACCAAACCGCCAGAAGATCCCACAACCGAATTGATCTCAGGAGCGGGGCTCGTCTCTCCCGAAAAGATCGTGCTGTCAGAAGATGCTCAGAACCTTCTTTCGACAGCCCAGATTAGCACCAATGTCGATCACTTCGCTGCAGGCAAACGAGGTCAACCAAGCGACCTGATTTATCTCCCAGAGTCTCAGAAATTCCTTTCAAACTCGCAGTGGCACGAGATTGGCGTCGGTGGCGGGGCAGACCTCGGCGTTCTCACCCAAGAGAACGGAGTCACTTGGACGGCAACCTGGCAACAACCAGTCTCGGTGAACTTCATTACCCTCTCTGGCACTTATCCCAATCAACCACAGCCAAAGACCGCTTGGGCGATTGAAGCCAAAGTCGACGGTAAGTGGCAAACGCTCGAACAGGGTGAAGGAGACTGGTACAACAGTGGCCGTTACGTTTGGGGGTGGCCTGGTGCGGTAAGCATTTCCATGGAAGCGTTTCGGGTACGCATTTTCAGTCCCGACGAAAAAACCCCTCTACGCAGCATTCATTTTCGCGGCGAAGAGGGGTTCTCGTGGTTCGTTGGCAATCTACCGCCCGAGGTAAACATCGTCAGGCAATAGCAACCGTTGCAATGGTACTAGCCCGCCTTGCGATTGGCGACGGTCACCGAACCTTCCTTGTGAGCGTGGAATACGCCAGGGTCGTCCGTTCCGTTGCCGTCCCAGTCGCCTACCGTGGGAACGTCGTCCCATTCCCCAAGCTGGAACACCTTATCGGTGGAGTCTTCGACACCGTTCCCGTTGTCGTCGACAATCCAGTGTCCTTCTCGGAAGACACCAATCTCGTCGACTCCGTCACCATTCCAGTCTCCGACAACCGGAATATCCCCGGCTTGCCCGAAATCGAACGCTGCGTCAACTTCCGGGTTCCAGCGACCATCGCCATCACTATCGATGTGCCAGGTTCCGTTCCGGAAAACGGCAATGGTGCTGATGCCGTCCCCATTCCAATCTCCGGCGAGAGCAAAGTCTCCCCCCACACCAAAGTGGAATGTATGATCAATCAGATCCTGCCGGAACTTGCCATACTGAGCAACTTTCAGCACGCGAGTACCCAGCGGGGCATGCTCGATCTTGGGAGGAATGTTCTTCGGCTTTTCGAGCGAAACAATCCGATTGGTCGCTTCCGGTAGGCCGGGGTCTTCCTTCACGGCACGAGGGTCGTTCGGCCAGGCCTTGCCAAAGATACCGATGTCGTCTTTGCCGTCACCGTCCCAATCACCAACGACCGGCTGGTCTCCATCATGCCCCAGCTTGGCATACATATCTTCATCGTCCCATTGGCCGTTGCCGTTCAAATCGATGAACCAGTGACCATCGATGAAGACGCCAAGTTCGCTAACTCCGTCACCATTGAAGTCACCTGCGACGGGGATGGCATTCTTCGATCCAAATAGGCGACTGAGAAGCTCTGCTTCCTCGCCGTCCTCCCCTTCGAGTTGTAGTGTCCAGCGTGCTTCGCTTAGGTTCTCGGTATTCCAAGGGTTTAAATCCCCATTGGCCGACGTTAACCAGTATGGGGCGTCCGAAGAAGCAACCGGCTCTTTACCACGCGGATCGCCAGCATTGACGACACTCAGGTGCCAAGTGAACCCGTTGGCTCCTCCACCATACGGTAAGACCTCGTAAGGCAATGCCAATAAAGGCGCCGGAGGTAGCAACTCAGGCGAAGGTGGAGGCGTAACAACCGGAGGAGGTGTTACCGGAGGAATTCCAGGCGGAATTTCCGGAGGTGGAATGAAAGGAATCACGCGTACTTCGCTGAAGTTGTTTTCCCGCGATTCGGTCCCTCCCACAACAAAGATACGAATGATCGCATCATTGCCAGGGCTAACCGCCAACGAGGAAATCTCAGCGGACGAAGTCCCTGGGTTAACGGCTAACCCGCCGGTAGTACCGACCGTATCGATGCTGTCGACGAATCCTTCTGGCTGCAACTGATAAACAGCGTAGAACCCCGTTTTCAAGCCAATAAACTTGTAATAGCCGTTGGCATCGGTCGTTATCCGGATGGGCCCGTCACCATAGATGCCTTGCAACACCGAATCGCTGTTGCCCATGATCGGCAAACCTGAGAAACCGTCGCGCAGCTCTAAAACAACATTCCCTAGCGGTGTATCGTCAGGTGTCCGCAGACCGTCGCGAATAGACGAGATATCTTCTGGCAATTCACCAGTTGCACTTGAGATAACATTGCCATCTTGAAAGACATACCCCGAGAGTGCTGCCGGTGGAATCTCGCAGAAGTTGTGTTCGTCGAGATGCTCCCCAGAATGCGTCACGATGCGTGAGATTCGATCGGTTTCCGTAGCGTCAGCCAAGCCGTTGCGATCGATCTGTCCACCTTGAAAGTAGCCATCCGGTTGTGTCTCGACCACGGTGTATGTTCCCGGAGGCAAACCGGTAAACGTATAGTGACCGTTGGCGTCGGTAGTCGTGGTTGCAATTACATTGCCGTTTCCGTCGAGCAGCGTAATCGTGACCCCAACAATCGGATCTTCATCCGGATCAAATACACAATCCTGGTTCGGATCGACGTGAACAAAACCACCGATCGACGTGGGTAGCACTTCACCAAAATTGTATTCGATCCCAGACTGGCCGAACTTCAATTCAATCGTATGAATCACATCGCCCGGATTCGTAGCCGAACCGACTGCTGCGCCGGCGATTGTCCCTGCCGTGTCTAAGCCGTCGAGATAACTCGTCGGTTGTAGTTCGACTATGCGGTATTCACCTTTAGACAATCCGGTGAAGTGATAGAAACCATCGGCATTGGTAACCAGTGTGTCGACCAGATTGCCGTTTTTGTCAAACAGCTGAACCGTCGTTCCGCCAATGCCTTCTTCGCCAGAATCACGAACCCCATCGTTGTCTCGGTCGTGATAGACATAGCCAGACAGGTCGGCAGGTTCACTCTCGCAGAAATCGTACTCTTCCCCATGCTGGCCTGCCGTCAGTGTGATCGACTCGATGACATCGTTTCCACCGAAGGAGCCGACATGAATCCCGTTGATTGTACCAATGTGATCCCCCCCATCGATTAAACCAGGAGGAGTGATCTCAATTACCGTGTACGTGCCTGGCAGCAATTCTCCGAAGAAGTATTCACCGCTGGTGTCAGTCGTAGTCGTTTTCAGCAAATTACCATCCGCATCGAACAACTGAATGGTGACCCCAGCAAGAGGACGCGATGTCTCCGATTCGTGATCGCAGTTGCCATCGGCATCGGTTAGATAGACACTTCCCGAGATCGAAGCATACAGGTACTCACCAAAATTGTAGTTGACACCGTGCTCGTCACTACCGATCGAAATGCTGTTGATTTCATCGCCAGGATTTACGGCCAAGCCTCGAATCGAACCGTTGATCGTCCCTGCGGAATCGAGCCCGTCTTGATATTCGATTGGCTGTGTTTCAATGAGGCGATAGTTGCCTGGCACGAGATCGTTGAACTCGTAGTAACCGTTGGCGTCAGTGATCGTCACTAACGTTTCATTCGTATCGGTATTGATCAGCGTCACGGTGACGCTTGGAATTCCTTCCTCGCCGCCATCTTTGAAACCATTAATGTTCTGATCGTGATAAACGTATCCGCTAATCGAGCCGAGCTTGATTTCGCCGAAGTTGTACTCGATACCTTCGTCACCCCATTTGACATCAATCGTGTTGATTTCGTCACCTGGGTTTACGGCAGATCCCACAGTGGTGCCAAAAATGGTTCCTGCTGTGTCCAAACCGTCGACATATTCAAACGGTTGTAGCTCGACGATATGGTACTGCCCCTTGGACAAACCAACGAACTCGTAGAAGCCATTCGCATCGGTGATCGCCAGACCTGCTTGGATCCCATTCTCGTCGAAAAGCTGAACGAGCGTTCCTTCAATTCCTTCTTCGCCTGCCTCGCGAATACCGTTGTTGTTCCGGTCGTGATACACGTACCCGGACAAACTAGCGGGGAGGTGTTCGCAGAAATCGTAGTGAACGCCAGAATCGCCCGACAGAAGTTCGATGCCCGCGACCCGATCGTTACCATCAAGTTGACCGACCTTTATGCCGTCGATCGTCCCCACATGATCGCCACCATCAATCAAACCGGGTGGCGTGATTTCCTCGATGGTGTACGTCCCGGGAAGCAAGTTACCAAAGAAGTACTCGCCATTGGCATCGGTTGTGGTCGTAGCGATGAGCGTGCCGTTGCTATCGTACAAGTTGATAACCGCACCCTCTACCGGAGCCGTCTCGATCCCATCGCCGTAGCAATTCCCATCTGGATCGGTTAGCTGAACCCGGCCACGAATTTCAGCTGGTCGGATTTCGCCGAAGTTATAGTTAACCCCCGACTCTCCTCCTTTGAGCGAGATGGCAGAGATTTTATCTCCGGGATTACTAGGCGATCCTTTGGTGGCTCCGTTGACGGTACCTGCGGTGTCTTTACCATCCTGATAAGGGGGCGGCTGCACGACTTCCAGCACTTCGTACACACCCGGAGGCATATTGGTCACTTTGTAGTAACCGTTGGCGTCGGTTGTTACAGTAAACGACTGAGGGTTGCCAAGCACGTCGACACCTTGCACGCGGATCTGCACGCCTGCGATCCCCTCTTCGCCGGCTTCCTTGATCCCATCGTTATCGCGGTCATGATACACGTAGCCGTCAATCATGGCCGGGGTTGCTTCGGCAAAGTCGTAGTCAACCGCTGACGTGCCACCCAGGGGAATACTGATTTCCGTCAATACATCCGGATCGCCGGAAACCGTGGATCCGGTCGAAGCCCCCTCCACCGTTCCCGGAACCGCGCCCACGCTGAAGTAGCCAGTCGGTTGTGTTTCGCGAACCTGGTAAGTGCCCGGCTTCAGTCCGAGTTCTTCACCAAAGACGTAATTGCCGTTGGCGTCGGTCGTAACCGTATGCCCAGTGTTCACAAAAACGCCGTCTTCTTTCTTCCACAGCGTTAACGATACGTCAGCGATCCCAGCTTCTCCGGCATCTTGCGTGAGGCTTAGGTTCGGGTCGTGGTAGACGGTACCGCTGATACTAATAGGCAACGGGTCCTGGACGACAGAACCAAAAGCACCGTCGGTTCGATCGCGGTGCCCCGTCGAATCGTCCGCTGGCAAATCCAAACCAGAAGCGATCAATTTGGCGTCGTATTGGTCGTAAAACTTCGTGTTAACCGTGGCATCTTTGTAGTGCTGGGCGGAAAACTCCCCGGTCATCAAAGTCCCATGGAACTCGGCCCCAGATGCGATCGGATCGATCAGCGTTTCTGCTGGGTTGCTAGGATCGTAGATGATAACTTCGTCAACGTCGATCGAGAACCGAAGTTCTTCCCCGGCATCGAAGCCTTCAAATTCCAGGATCAGCAGGCTTCCACCATCCGAGACGATCGCCTTTACCGAATCGATTCCATCGGCGGAAATTATTTTGAAAGGGAATGACGCATCAGCCCCTAGCCCGCCCGGCGTGATATCGAAGATCATATCCCCAGAGCTTAACCCCGGCAGGTTGCCAAAGTTCTCGATCTGATCGCCATCGATGATCAAGCGAGTCAGTTGCGTGCCAGCGGCGCCACCATCAAAGGTAACGATGAACGTATCGCCGTGTTCGTCACCACCGGCTCCGTCCTCTTCATGATAAACGGCACCCAACTGAATCGTATCAGCCGCCATAACACGGCGTGCTTCTAGCATTTCGAGACCGCGACTGCGGACAGGACGATTGAGGGCTACGTTTTTGCCACCACCAAAGAAATTACGAAAACGACGCAATGCGTCTTGATAATGGAAACCCATCAGGCGACTCCTCTGCCTTACTTTCGCATCCGTGCGAAAATGGTGACCGAACTAGTTCGAGAAACGGCTGACCGGAACCGTTAACACGGGGGGGGGATTATGCTGACCACCCAAATCCCACACGCGGATTGTCGTATCGAATCCGCTTGAGATCATTGTTTGCCCATGGGTAGTCAAAGCTGCGACAGTGCCGTTGTGGCCTGCCAAGTGATCGACTTCTTTGAGTGTTTCCAGATTCCACATCCGAACCTGGTTATCGCTTCCACCGGTGGCAACCTTGTCTGATTGCACAAGCGCAACCGAAAAGACCTTGGCATCCCCAGTCGAGATCGCGGCGAGTTGCTTGCCGGTTTGCGTCATGAACGTTTTCAGCTGGCGATCTTCTCCACCGCTCACGATTTTTTCGCCATCTTCAGAGAAGGCTAGTGCATAAATACGATCGTCGTGAGCACGAATATCTTGGACATGTTCACCGGTTGCAGCATTCCAAATACGAATGACGCCGGTGCGTCCTGCCGCTGCCACAAGCTTTCCATCTGGCGAAAAACGAACGGTACGCAAATCATTACCGTCCGCTTCAAGCGATTTAATTAGCTTGCCGGTCTGGGCATCATAGATCGCGATCGACTTGTCAAAGCCCGCCAGGGCCAGTTGGGTGCCATCGTGATTGAAATCTAAGTCGTTGACGACCGAAGGAAATGTACTTCGACTGCGTAGCTGAATGTTCTCTTGAACATCCCACAAGAGAAGTTGATGATCTTTGCCGGCGGTTGCCAAGGTTTTTCCATCAGGCGAAAACTGGAGGGCACAAACCCAATCGGCATGATCACGGAGCGTTAAGATCAGACGGCCCGTCGAGACTTCCATGATTCGGACATAGT contains the following coding sequences:
- a CDS encoding WD40 repeat domain-containing protein, which translates into the protein MYKYILGATAAVTTMVAPTIASAQMPLVKLSHTIQLKAGVDRLHPPVVTDVEVHPAGKMMAVAGDDHYVRIMEVSTGRLILTLRDHADWVCALQFSPDGKTLATAGKDHQLLLWDVQENIQLRSRSTFPSVVNDLDFNHDGTQLALAGFDKSIAIYDAQTGKLIKSLEADGNDLRTVRFSPDGKLVAAAGRTGVIRIWNAATGEHVQDIRAHDDRIYALAFSEDGEKIVSGGEDRQLKTFMTQTGKQLAAISTGDAKVFSVALVQSDKVATGGSDNQVRMWNLETLKEVDHLAGHNGTVAALTTHGQTMISSGFDTTIRVWDLGGQHNPPPVLTVPVSRFSN